Proteins encoded in a region of the Paucibacter sediminis genome:
- a CDS encoding DUF2789 domain-containing protein, translating into MDKSFHRFSELFAQLGLPNDAAAIAGFVRTHAPLPPAMLLADAPFWSPAQATLLREELAGDADWAEVVDQLNAALRA; encoded by the coding sequence ATGGATAAGTCCTTCCACCGTTTTTCCGAACTGTTTGCACAGCTGGGCCTGCCCAATGACGCGGCCGCGATCGCCGGCTTCGTGCGCACGCATGCGCCGCTGCCGCCCGCCATGCTGCTGGCCGATGCGCCGTTCTGGAGCCCCGCCCAGGCCACACTGCTGCGCGAAGAGCTGGCCGGCGATGCCGATTGGGCCGAGGTGGTGGACCAGCTGAACGCCGCGCTGCGCGCCTGA
- a CDS encoding acyl-CoA thioesterase — MDWDLPQPFTQALRPQPGHIDGLNHTNNAVYVQWCEQVAWAHSEALGLSLDDYRRLDRAMAIRQGSYDYLLPTLLGEDLTLATWLTASDGKLTMERRFQLRRDHDGATVLRGRWELVCIELSSGRARRMPEAFCDIYLAAVVA; from the coding sequence ATGGACTGGGACCTTCCGCAGCCCTTCACCCAGGCGCTGCGCCCGCAGCCCGGACATATCGACGGCCTGAACCACACCAACAACGCCGTCTATGTGCAATGGTGCGAGCAGGTGGCCTGGGCCCATTCGGAGGCGCTGGGCCTGAGCCTGGACGACTACCGGCGGCTGGACCGCGCGATGGCGATACGCCAGGGCAGCTACGACTATCTGCTGCCCACCCTGCTGGGTGAAGACCTGACCCTCGCCACCTGGTTGACGGCCAGCGACGGCAAGCTGACGATGGAGCGCCGCTTCCAGCTGCGGCGCGACCACGATGGCGCCACCGTGCTGCGCGGCCGCTGGGAGCTGGTGTGCATCGAGCTGAGCAGCGGGCGCGCAAGGCGCATGCCCGAGGCGTTCTGCGATATCTACCTGGCGGCTGTGGTGGCCTGA
- a CDS encoding toll/interleukin-1 receptor domain-containing protein, with product MTEQDWKRLLRQVREGLVVPVVGSELLRDEAGHNLLSLAAQRLLQGYGLQAAEPELAPFLALPRAVAQVHLMCQTDLQDLYAEAHDALEAVLSEHQYQAPVALQQLAEISDFKLWVSATPDDLLARCLRQRGALTEVVHAPKLPTNEWQDLPPDWSSRGGAHLLYLFGRARAAPLFAAHEEDVLEYAHNILTRGSQVPTAFLGALQERSLLLLGCSFPDWLGRFLLRVTNKSRLSEKTKREWLVDRPDAEQGGLTHFLRAYSRDTELFSDLEPSAFVAELHRRWKLEQAAPKPASLPNPAEPPPAAVFFVSYSRGSDQAAAQALVQTLRDLGASGPADVWFDISTLEPGDNFAQRIFDGIAGCRYFVPLISRGAEARDEAFVFREWRRANERAEGMNRDFILPLIVDAEFQPERLSHVISRGWREHLDLGHAPGGLPNERTRQRLERLLRESRRPLV from the coding sequence ATGACCGAACAAGACTGGAAGCGGCTGCTGCGCCAGGTGCGTGAGGGCTTGGTGGTCCCGGTGGTGGGCTCGGAACTGCTGCGGGACGAGGCCGGCCACAACCTGCTCAGCCTGGCCGCGCAGCGCCTGCTGCAGGGTTACGGGCTGCAGGCCGCCGAGCCCGAGCTGGCGCCCTTTCTGGCGCTGCCGCGCGCGGTGGCCCAGGTCCATCTGATGTGCCAGACCGATCTGCAGGACCTGTATGCCGAGGCGCACGACGCGCTGGAGGCGGTGCTGAGCGAGCACCAGTACCAGGCGCCCGTCGCCCTGCAGCAGCTGGCCGAGATCAGCGACTTCAAGCTCTGGGTCAGCGCCACCCCGGATGATCTGCTGGCGCGCTGCCTGCGCCAGCGCGGCGCGCTCACCGAGGTGGTGCATGCGCCCAAGCTGCCCACCAATGAATGGCAGGACCTGCCGCCGGATTGGTCCAGCCGCGGCGGTGCCCACCTGCTCTATCTGTTCGGCCGCGCGCGCGCCGCGCCGCTGTTTGCCGCGCATGAAGAGGACGTGCTGGAGTACGCGCACAACATCCTGACGCGCGGCAGCCAGGTGCCCACCGCCTTTCTGGGCGCGCTGCAGGAACGCAGCCTGCTGCTGCTGGGCTGCAGCTTCCCCGACTGGCTGGGCCGCTTCCTGCTGCGCGTCACCAACAAGAGCCGGCTGTCGGAGAAGACCAAGCGCGAATGGCTGGTCGACCGCCCCGACGCCGAGCAGGGCGGGCTGACGCATTTCCTGCGCGCCTACAGCCGCGACACCGAGCTGTTCAGCGATCTCGAGCCCAGCGCCTTCGTGGCCGAGCTGCACCGCCGCTGGAAGCTGGAGCAGGCCGCGCCCAAGCCCGCCAGCCTGCCCAACCCTGCCGAACCGCCACCGGCCGCGGTGTTCTTCGTCAGCTACTCGCGCGGCAGCGACCAGGCCGCCGCCCAGGCCCTGGTGCAGACCCTGCGCGACCTGGGCGCCAGCGGCCCCGCGGATGTCTGGTTCGACATCAGCACGCTGGAGCCGGGCGACAATTTCGCGCAGCGCATCTTCGACGGCATCGCCGGTTGCCGCTACTTCGTGCCGTTGATCTCGCGCGGCGCCGAGGCGCGCGACGAGGCCTTTGTGTTCCGCGAGTGGCGGCGCGCCAACGAACGCGCCGAGGGCATGAACCGCGACTTCATCCTGCCGCTGATCGTCGACGCGGAGTTCCAGCCCGAGCGGCTCTCGCACGTGATCAGCCGCGGCTGGCGCGAGCACCTCGATCTCGGCCATGCGCCCGGCGGCCTGCCCAATGAGCGCACCCGCCAGCGCCTGGAGCGCCTGTTGCGCGAATCGCGCCGCCCGCTGGTCTGA
- a CDS encoding TIGR04552 family protein, translated as MDELQATLKTQQRFSLNWTYLDAITRGVSVIDMGALALRNLGDARQFAREYGYDIDQPGVLDYLRGIQREAIAFVRAQFLGPDQQGLLPAELEDDADPLRLLVLASQRAHRFEPTRLWACALLKVMHGLFYIDNNLKLRHFNAIRQQVFAGLDAVLQVEGEQQYLTDGLICLPLLHVDRKRNKGRHSILVKLLQKPEYVAADIHDHLGVRLTLNTRIECLLALDLLRRAHLVTLTNLEISRVRNTLVDLCAAKEVFNCHRAEIDRCQGYPQQVLQQMDRELARISQQQTQRDNPHSAADFQSIQLTVRKMIHLPAAALGLPPESASAAEEGTEGPIANGGGTSFFFAYEIQLLDGASFEKSQQGAASHEAYKRRQVESARRRVLGAELLDWLLAH; from the coding sequence ATGGACGAGTTGCAGGCCACGCTGAAGACGCAGCAGCGCTTCTCGCTGAACTGGACCTATCTGGATGCGATCACGCGCGGCGTGTCGGTGATCGATATGGGGGCCCTGGCGCTGCGCAATCTGGGCGACGCGCGCCAGTTCGCGCGCGAGTACGGCTACGACATCGACCAGCCCGGCGTGCTGGACTATCTGCGCGGCATCCAGCGCGAGGCGATCGCCTTTGTGCGGGCGCAGTTCCTCGGCCCCGATCAGCAGGGGCTGCTGCCCGCCGAGCTGGAGGACGACGCCGACCCGCTGCGCCTGCTGGTGCTGGCCTCGCAGCGCGCGCATCGCTTCGAGCCGACGCGGCTGTGGGCCTGCGCCCTGCTCAAGGTCATGCACGGCCTGTTCTACATCGACAACAACCTCAAGCTGCGCCACTTCAACGCGATCCGCCAGCAGGTGTTCGCCGGCCTGGACGCGGTGCTGCAGGTCGAGGGCGAACAGCAGTACCTGACCGATGGCCTGATCTGCCTGCCCCTGCTGCATGTGGACCGCAAGCGCAACAAGGGGCGCCACAGCATCCTGGTCAAGCTGCTGCAAAAGCCCGAGTACGTGGCCGCCGACATCCACGACCACCTGGGCGTGCGTCTGACGCTCAACACGCGCATCGAATGCCTGCTGGCGCTGGACCTGCTGCGCCGCGCGCATCTGGTGACGCTGACCAATCTGGAGATCAGCCGCGTGCGCAACACCCTGGTCGATCTGTGCGCCGCCAAGGAGGTGTTCAACTGCCACCGCGCCGAGATCGACCGCTGCCAGGGCTATCCGCAGCAGGTGCTGCAGCAGATGGACCGCGAGCTGGCGCGCATCTCGCAGCAGCAGACCCAGCGCGACAACCCGCACAGCGCGGCGGACTTCCAGAGCATCCAGCTGACGGTGCGCAAGATGATCCACCTGCCGGCGGCGGCGCTGGGCCTGCCGCCGGAGAGCGCCAGCGCCGCGGAGGAGGGCACCGAAGGCCCGATCGCCAACGGCGGCGGCACCAGCTTCTTCTTCGCCTATGAGATCCAGCTGCTGGATGGCGCCAGCTTCGAGAAGAGCCAGCAGGGCGCGGCCAGTCACGAGGCCTACAAGCGCCGCCAGGTGGAGAGCGCGCGGCGGCGCGTGCTGGGGGCCGAGCTGCTGGATTGGCTGCTGGCACACTGA
- a CDS encoding cupin domain-containing protein, producing MSQQSPIWDHHVSAPGTPPGFTLRTCVPANPDGVEVMLERWQAGSSEPPHSHPGHDMTVVVEGRMRIQFYRREGGALRPDGEPVTLQAGQTGYVAAGRIHDARYLEDCKLVYAHERAFGFEPAG from the coding sequence ATGTCGCAGCAAAGTCCTATCTGGGACCACCACGTCAGCGCGCCCGGCACGCCGCCGGGCTTCACCCTGCGCACCTGCGTGCCCGCCAACCCCGACGGCGTGGAGGTGATGCTGGAGCGCTGGCAGGCCGGCAGCAGCGAGCCGCCGCACAGCCACCCCGGCCACGACATGACCGTGGTGGTGGAGGGCCGCATGCGCATCCAGTTCTACCGCCGCGAGGGCGGAGCGCTGCGGCCGGATGGCGAGCCGGTCACGCTGCAGGCCGGCCAGACCGGCTATGTGGCGGCCGGCCGCATCCATGACGCCCGCTACCTGGAGGACTGCAAGCTCGTCTATGCGCACGAGCGGGCCTTCGGCTTCGAGCCGGCGGGCTGA
- a CDS encoding TonB-dependent receptor domain-containing protein, with translation MTKKSNVRPQRGQELNRFKLRATCLAGALLQLTMLSAMAQGEPAADKKSKEEAANQLDRVVVTGSTGIRTVRESSVAVTLADREALDRKAPHSTAEAMELIPGMYVEASGGEMSNNYSVRGMSGGNQRWVQLQEDGLPVFYYPSWTADGLLHQELGLDRMEAVRGGTSAILTTNGAGATINFLTYRNKGAPEGAARLTLSDYNQRRVDLRYAGGLGDGWFGGVSGFYRRDDGVRNPEFTANFGGTVRAHLGKQIDGGEWSVNLKAVNDHNTFYLPIPVVGKDKPRSLPGLDANYGTMIGLDSGVQNVRTSLVPGSFSQLEDSRDGYHVKATAIGYSFEKNLAPDWKFSSKGRYTDADVTASVVFSSSNNSLRPAVDRLNPAKFGYVQEMLDRFGPACGGACTPAIRIVSTGEVLSTPAQLNALNGNGLLSDNVLQADKQLNREVVNDMRLSWNTPDNSLALGLLAFNVKSEGGSPATARFVSDVRNHARRVDLVALDPSGKVVGSYTENGVREYSTWGDGLSNARTRSLSYYLNDEFKLSSKLRLDAGVRLESFRYRGQQAGYDEFTPIPGAFKPGCDRAALGDAACDVDNIIANNYFAYPTNGQYTAVRNDWNEPSWTIGGNYLLNDNIALYGRFAKSYQSTGELPVTKIQFAELGMRMQGRNYSGTLTFYKADFKGDPNGAEVDNAQIEMLQGVNAKGLEFELSWRPINWFEFNATGVVQRSKFTVNNLRVVRGSGADLDALLKEATGWNGNRPERTPNLNYTIAPSVYFNDNKGELSLAWHYIGMRYADVSNSVKLPAYKTINLSLRYEITPQLTLNAAVRNLTNTIGLTEGNPRSGFVQAPAGSDYYYARPILGRNAQISATYSF, from the coding sequence ATGACGAAGAAGAGCAACGTGCGGCCGCAACGCGGCCAGGAATTGAATCGTTTCAAGCTGCGCGCCACCTGCCTGGCCGGAGCGCTGCTGCAGCTGACCATGCTGTCAGCGATGGCGCAAGGCGAGCCGGCCGCAGACAAGAAAAGCAAAGAGGAAGCCGCCAACCAGCTGGATCGCGTGGTGGTGACCGGCAGCACCGGCATCCGCACGGTGCGCGAATCCTCGGTGGCGGTGACCTTGGCCGACCGCGAGGCGCTGGACCGCAAGGCGCCGCATTCCACCGCCGAGGCGATGGAGCTGATCCCCGGCATGTATGTGGAGGCCTCGGGCGGCGAGATGTCCAACAACTACTCGGTGCGCGGCATGTCGGGCGGCAACCAGCGTTGGGTGCAGCTGCAGGAAGACGGCCTGCCGGTCTTCTACTACCCGAGCTGGACGGCCGATGGCCTCTTGCACCAGGAACTGGGGCTGGACCGCATGGAGGCGGTGCGCGGCGGCACCTCGGCCATCCTCACCACCAATGGCGCCGGCGCCACCATCAACTTCCTGACCTACCGCAACAAGGGCGCGCCCGAGGGCGCGGCGCGCCTCACCCTGTCGGACTACAACCAGCGCCGCGTCGACCTGCGCTACGCCGGCGGGCTGGGCGACGGCTGGTTCGGCGGCGTCTCGGGCTTCTACCGCCGCGACGATGGCGTGCGCAACCCCGAGTTCACCGCCAACTTCGGCGGCACGGTGCGCGCCCATCTCGGCAAGCAGATCGACGGCGGCGAGTGGAGCGTCAACCTGAAGGCGGTGAACGACCACAACACCTTCTACCTGCCCATCCCGGTGGTGGGCAAGGACAAGCCGCGCAGCCTGCCGGGCCTGGACGCCAACTACGGCACCATGATCGGCCTGGACAGCGGCGTGCAGAACGTGCGCACCTCGCTCGTGCCCGGCAGCTTCAGCCAGCTCGAAGACTCGCGCGACGGCTACCACGTCAAGGCCACGGCCATTGGCTACAGCTTCGAGAAGAACCTCGCGCCGGATTGGAAGTTCTCGTCCAAGGGCCGCTACACCGATGCCGACGTGACCGCCAGCGTGGTGTTCTCGTCCAGCAACAACAGCCTGCGCCCCGCGGTGGACCGCCTCAACCCGGCCAAGTTCGGCTATGTGCAGGAGATGCTGGACCGCTTCGGCCCGGCCTGCGGCGGCGCCTGCACGCCGGCCATCCGCATCGTCTCCACCGGCGAGGTGCTCTCCACGCCCGCGCAGCTGAATGCGCTCAACGGCAACGGCCTGCTCTCCGACAACGTGCTGCAGGCCGACAAGCAGCTCAATCGTGAGGTGGTGAACGATATGCGCCTGAGCTGGAACACGCCCGACAACAGCCTGGCCCTGGGCCTCTTGGCCTTCAATGTGAAGAGCGAGGGCGGCAGCCCGGCCACGGCGCGCTTCGTCAGCGATGTGCGCAACCACGCGCGCCGCGTCGATCTGGTGGCGCTGGACCCCAGCGGCAAGGTGGTGGGCTCCTACACCGAGAACGGCGTACGCGAGTACTCGACCTGGGGCGATGGCCTGAGCAACGCGCGCACCCGCTCGCTCTCCTACTACCTGAACGACGAGTTCAAGCTCAGCTCCAAGCTGCGCCTGGATGCGGGCGTGCGCCTGGAGAGCTTCCGCTACCGCGGCCAGCAGGCCGGCTATGACGAGTTCACGCCCATCCCCGGCGCCTTCAAGCCCGGCTGCGACCGCGCCGCGCTGGGCGATGCGGCCTGCGATGTGGACAACATCATTGCCAACAACTACTTCGCCTATCCCACCAACGGGCAGTACACCGCCGTGCGCAACGACTGGAACGAACCCTCCTGGACCATCGGCGGCAACTACCTGCTGAACGACAACATCGCGCTCTACGGCCGCTTTGCCAAGAGTTATCAGTCCACCGGCGAGCTGCCGGTGACCAAGATCCAGTTTGCCGAACTGGGCATGCGCATGCAGGGCCGGAACTACTCGGGCACGCTGACCTTCTACAAGGCCGACTTCAAGGGCGATCCCAACGGCGCCGAGGTGGACAACGCCCAGATCGAGATGCTGCAGGGCGTGAATGCCAAGGGCCTGGAGTTCGAGCTGAGCTGGCGGCCGATCAACTGGTTCGAGTTCAACGCCACCGGCGTGGTGCAGCGATCCAAGTTCACGGTCAACAACCTGCGCGTGGTGCGCGGCTCGGGCGCCGATCTCGACGCGCTGCTGAAGGAGGCCACCGGCTGGAACGGCAACCGCCCCGAGCGCACGCCCAATCTGAACTACACCATCGCGCCCAGCGTCTACTTCAACGACAACAAGGGCGAGCTGAGCCTGGCCTGGCATTACATCGGCATGCGCTATGCCGATGTCTCCAACTCGGTGAAGCTGCCGGCCTACAAGACCATCAACCTCAGCCTGCGCTACGAGATCACGCCGCAGCTCACGCTGAACGCTGCGGTGCGCAACCTCACCAACACCATCGGCCTGACCGAGGGCAACCCACGCTCGGGCTTTGTGCAGGCGCCGGCGGGCAGCGACTATTACTACGCGCGCCCCATCCTGGGCCGCAACGCCCAGATCTCGGCCACCTACAGCTTCTGA
- the glk gene encoding glucokinase, whose amino-acid sequence MIEIGKRAAAGARLLADVGGTNVRLGWQGGAGAAIEHVQTLACDAHRDLGHALQRYLQHLDEAGAARPTQAALGVATAVLDDQIRLTNRDWAFSAQALHRQLELQRLVVLNDFTALALAIPALPEPDFWHVGGPAAGAPGPLAVIGPGTGLGVSGLVPQGDRQWIALQTEGGHVGLAPQNEREAALLARLHQRFGRVSAERVLSGPGLANLRQAIAELDGQALPAPCEPAAVLQQALAGEPGSAEALALFCALLGDVAGDLVLSLGARGGVYIGGGIVPRLGAERFMRSDFRARFEAKGRLAGYMHEVPSYVIASQEPPALLGASRAL is encoded by the coding sequence ATGATCGAGATCGGAAAACGTGCGGCCGCGGGCGCACGCCTGCTCGCCGATGTGGGCGGCACCAATGTGCGCCTGGGCTGGCAGGGCGGCGCTGGCGCGGCCATCGAGCATGTGCAGACCCTGGCCTGCGATGCCCACCGCGACCTGGGGCACGCCCTGCAGCGCTATCTGCAGCACCTGGACGAGGCCGGCGCGGCCCGCCCCACGCAGGCGGCGCTGGGCGTTGCCACCGCGGTGCTGGACGACCAGATCCGCCTCACCAACCGCGACTGGGCCTTCTCGGCCCAGGCCCTGCACCGGCAGCTGGAGCTGCAGCGCCTGGTGGTGCTGAACGACTTCACCGCGCTGGCGCTGGCGATCCCGGCCCTGCCCGAGCCGGATTTCTGGCATGTGGGCGGGCCGGCCGCCGGCGCACCCGGGCCGCTGGCGGTGATCGGGCCGGGCACGGGCCTGGGCGTGTCGGGCCTGGTGCCCCAGGGAGACCGGCAGTGGATCGCCCTGCAGACCGAGGGCGGCCATGTCGGCCTGGCGCCGCAAAACGAGCGCGAGGCAGCCTTGCTGGCGCGGCTGCACCAGCGCTTCGGGCGCGTCTCGGCCGAGCGCGTGCTCTCGGGGCCAGGTCTTGCCAATCTGCGCCAGGCCATTGCCGAGCTGGACGGTCAGGCCCTGCCCGCGCCTTGCGAGCCGGCCGCGGTCTTGCAGCAGGCCCTCGCCGGCGAGCCCGGCAGCGCCGAGGCGCTGGCGCTGTTCTGCGCCCTGCTGGGCGATGTGGCGGGCGACCTGGTGCTCTCGCTGGGCGCGCGCGGCGGTGTCTATATCGGCGGCGGCATCGTGCCGCGCCTGGGTGCCGAGCGCTTCATGCGCTCGGACTTCCGTGCCCGTTTCGAGGCCAAGGGGCGCCTGGCCGGCTATATGCACGAGGTGCCCTCCTATGTGATTGCGAGCCAGGAGCCGCCGGCCCTGCTCGGAGCGAGTCGCGCGCTATGA
- a CDS encoding Gfo/Idh/MocA family protein translates to MSAPLKLGMVGGGQGAFIGGVHRMAARLDGQWTLVAGALSSDPERAAASAQELGLEPARSYASWQEMARREAARPDGIDAVAIVTPNHLHAPVASAFLEVGIDVICDKPLATSLADARALQALAQCRERLLCLTHSYSGYPMVRQARALVEAGELGALRLIQVEYAQDWLAEPVEQQGQKQASWRCDPAQAGPAGALGDIGTHAYHLASFVSGLQAEAVCAELSSLVTGRQLDDHVQAMLRFPGGVRGMLWASQVATGCENALRLRVYGSRASLEFAQERPNELIVTPLGGAGQRLTRGRAGTAAQAQAATRIPAGHPEGYLEAFAQLYREAAEHIRARREGRLPAESSRWLTTAADGVAGLAFVEAVLASHRAGSAWTPLQQGQQQSGGEAA, encoded by the coding sequence ATGAGTGCTCCCTTGAAACTCGGCATGGTGGGCGGCGGGCAGGGCGCCTTCATCGGTGGCGTGCACCGCATGGCCGCGCGTCTGGATGGGCAATGGACGCTGGTGGCCGGGGCGCTGTCCAGCGACCCGGAGCGCGCCGCCGCCAGCGCCCAGGAGCTGGGCCTGGAGCCGGCGCGCAGCTATGCCAGCTGGCAGGAAATGGCGCGGCGCGAGGCGGCGCGGCCCGATGGCATCGATGCCGTGGCCATCGTCACGCCGAACCATCTGCACGCCCCGGTGGCCAGCGCCTTTCTGGAGGTCGGCATCGATGTCATCTGCGACAAACCCCTGGCCACCTCGCTGGCCGACGCGCGCGCCCTGCAGGCCCTGGCCCAGTGCCGCGAGCGCCTGCTCTGTCTCACCCACAGCTACAGCGGCTACCCGATGGTGCGGCAGGCACGGGCCCTGGTGGAGGCCGGCGAGCTGGGCGCGCTGCGCCTGATCCAGGTCGAGTACGCGCAGGACTGGCTGGCCGAGCCGGTCGAGCAGCAAGGGCAGAAGCAGGCAAGCTGGCGCTGCGACCCGGCGCAGGCCGGCCCGGCCGGTGCGCTGGGCGATATCGGCACCCATGCCTACCACCTGGCCTCGTTTGTGAGCGGCCTGCAGGCCGAGGCCGTGTGCGCCGAGCTCAGCAGCCTGGTGACGGGCCGGCAGCTGGACGACCATGTGCAGGCGATGCTGCGTTTCCCGGGCGGCGTGCGCGGCATGCTCTGGGCCAGCCAGGTGGCCACCGGTTGCGAGAACGCGCTGCGCCTGCGTGTCTACGGCAGCCGCGCCAGCCTGGAGTTCGCCCAGGAGCGGCCCAACGAGCTGATCGTCACACCGCTGGGCGGCGCCGGCCAGCGCCTCACGCGCGGACGTGCCGGCACTGCCGCCCAGGCACAGGCCGCCACGCGCATCCCGGCCGGCCATCCGGAAGGTTATCTGGAGGCCTTTGCCCAGCTCTACCGCGAGGCCGCCGAGCACATCCGCGCGCGCCGCGAGGGCCGCTTGCCGGCCGAGAGCAGCCGCTGGCTCACCACGGCCGCCGATGGCGTGGCGGGCCTGGCCTTTGTGGAGGCTGTGCTCGCGAGCCACCGGGCCGGCAGCGCCTGGACGCCGCTGCAGCAAGGACAACAACAATCAGGAGGGGAAGCAGCATGA
- a CDS encoding sugar phosphate isomerase/epimerase family protein: MMSTTLRGPGLFLAQFAGDQPPFDSLDHLAAWAADLGFQALQIPSWDARLFDLALAAESQTYCDELRGRLAEHGLQISELSTHLQGQLLAVHPAYDRQFDGFAAPAVRGDAAQRSAWAAEQLMLAARASQRLGLTAHATFSGALAWPYLYPWPQRPAGLIEEAFAELARRWRPVLDAFDAAGVDVCYELHPGEDLFDGLTFERFLDGVGQHPRANILYDPSHFLLQQLDYLAFIDIYHARIRAFHVKDAEFRPNGRQGVYGGYAPWLERAGRFRSLGDGQIDFKAIFSKLAQYEYPGWAVLEWECCLKHPEAGAREGADFIKRHVIRVADRAFDDFADGQTPRAELRHLLGLGGDA, from the coding sequence GCCGGCGACCAGCCGCCCTTCGACAGCCTGGACCACCTGGCCGCCTGGGCCGCCGACCTGGGTTTTCAGGCCCTGCAGATCCCGAGCTGGGATGCGCGCCTCTTCGACCTGGCGCTGGCGGCCGAAAGCCAGACCTACTGCGACGAGCTGCGCGGCCGCCTGGCGGAACATGGCCTGCAGATCAGCGAACTCTCCACCCATTTGCAGGGTCAGCTGCTGGCCGTGCACCCGGCCTACGACCGGCAGTTCGATGGCTTCGCGGCGCCGGCCGTGCGCGGCGATGCGGCCCAGCGCAGCGCCTGGGCGGCCGAGCAGCTCATGCTGGCCGCGCGTGCCTCGCAGCGCCTGGGGCTCACCGCCCATGCCACCTTCTCCGGCGCGCTGGCCTGGCCTTATCTCTACCCCTGGCCGCAGCGGCCCGCCGGCTTGATCGAGGAGGCCTTTGCCGAACTCGCACGGCGCTGGCGGCCGGTGCTCGATGCCTTCGATGCGGCCGGGGTGGACGTCTGCTACGAGCTGCACCCGGGCGAAGACCTGTTCGACGGCCTGACGTTCGAGCGCTTTCTCGATGGGGTGGGCCAGCATCCGCGCGCCAACATCCTCTATGACCCCAGCCATTTCCTCTTGCAGCAGCTCGACTACCTGGCCTTCATCGACATCTATCACGCCCGCATCCGCGCCTTCCATGTGAAGGATGCCGAGTTCCGCCCGAATGGCCGGCAGGGCGTGTACGGCGGCTACGCGCCCTGGCTGGAGCGCGCCGGGCGTTTCCGTTCGCTGGGCGACGGGCAGATCGATTTCAAGGCCATCTTCTCCAAGCTCGCGCAATACGAGTACCCCGGCTGGGCGGTGCTCGAATGGGAGTGCTGCCTCAAGCACCCCGAGGCCGGCGCACGCGAAGGGGCGGACTTCATCAAGCGCCACGTCATCCGTGTGGCCGATCGAGCTTTTGACGATTTCGCGGATGGGCAGACGCCGCGTGCCGAGTTGCGCCATCTGCTTGGCTTGGGAGGCGACGCATGA